In Meleagris gallopavo isolate NT-WF06-2002-E0010 breed Aviagen turkey brand Nicholas breeding stock unplaced genomic scaffold, Turkey_5.1 ChrUn_random_7180001955843, whole genome shotgun sequence, one genomic interval encodes:
- the LOC100541445 gene encoding LOW QUALITY PROTEIN: immunoglobulin superfamily member 1-like (The sequence of the model RefSeq protein was modified relative to this genomic sequence to represent the inferred CDS: inserted 1 base in 1 codon) yields MATIALGLIVGWWLEAVSRAQQRTYRCQYQVLKELKTSEKSDPVHLVLTDHSFPPPSISLSPGDXVGMRTNITIRCWNKDYGATFLLHKDGHSAPLQHRDPDDGSTATFTLFRVTPADSGTYRCSYLIKGYFPLLSSPRGDNVTVDVTPTPAHPGAEVQSDRNPVVAVVGGCAAALVFILIPIVFFLLTARRCQMWRDESHGAPPQKARG; encoded by the exons atggCAACAATAGCGCTGGGCCTCATTGTAG gttggtggctggaggcagtgagcagagcacagcaac GGACGTACCGGTGCCAGTATCAGGTGCTGAAGGAGTTGAAGACGTCAGAGAAGAGTGACCCTGTGCATTTGGTGCTGACAG ATCACAGCTTCCCCCCACCCAGCATTTCCCTGAGCCctgggg acgtggggatgAGGACCAACATCACCATCCGCTGCTGGAACAAGGATTATGGGGCCACTTTCCTCCTGCACAAGGATGGGCACTCGGCCCCTCTCCAGCACCGGGACCCGGATGATGGGAGCACGGCCACCTTCACCCTCTTTCGGGTGACCCCAGCTGATTCCGGCACCTACAGGTGCTCCTACCTCATCAAGGGCTACTTCCCCTTACTGTCCTCACCCCGTGGGGACAACGTGACAGTGGACGTGACACCCACACCTGCCCACCCAG GTGCTGAGGTGCAGTCGGACAGGAACCCGGTGGTGGCAGTGGtggggggctgtgctgctgcccttgtcttcatcctcatcccaatcgtcttcttcctcctcactgCCCGCAGATGCCAGATGTGGAGAGATGAGAGCCATG GTGCACCCCCCCAGAAGGCcagaggctga